DNA sequence from the Macrobrachium nipponense isolate FS-2020 chromosome 41, ASM1510439v2, whole genome shotgun sequence genome:
CCGAGGTGAGGGTACAAGCACAGCGGAGAGACACGAGAAGATTAAcccaagtaaaataaaataaaacaaataaaataagtaataaacaaGGCAAGCGAAGCGTAGCTCCGCCGTAGAAAACTTTCGCAAGCAAATAgagaacccggatggtgagcgggcGCTCCGCCAGACTAGCGGAAAGTGATAACAGAACAATGAAGCATATTaggatataaatgtatataaaaagggGTGAAGCATATTaggttataaatgtatataaaaagggGATGCATGTCAAGGCTACTCTCCGCTACCCCCCAAGGAGCTGGCGGGGCCAGCGATTCCGCCGTATAACGGATGGGGAAGGTAGACCGAGGGAGGAGAGAGCTACAGCGAGAACCGAAGAGGACCCAGTACGAGCGGGCGGGGTGGCCAACCCAACCCGAACGCACAAGGGACCCCCCCGGATCCCAGGGAGAGAACGGTATACGAGCCAGACTCAAGACCCCCTTCCCGTAACTCCCGTATCCTCcctgggaagggaggaggaggggaggggtgctCGGTTGGTTGCCATGGCGACAGTGAGCGAGCGAGGTCTGCCTCCTCCCCGCGATGGGGAGGGAGGAAGTGAGGGACTGAGCTGGTGGCCCGTGGTGATCAGCTGGCCCACTGCGAACGTGGTTGGACCACGTGGGCGAATGGGACAGACAAAACGTAGCCTAGACTAAAACAAACCATCTCAAACATGCAACACATAACAAATACATCGTAATAAAACAGAAAGGAAGGAAATCAAGAGTAAGAAAAAGAGGGGGGGCGTCCAGGAGAAGTTAGGCTAGCCTACCTGGAAGGTAGATAGACCAACAACtcaggagctggcctctgccgatacgtaaaaCGGAGGGCGATGGCCAGGTGGCTGGACTAAAGGAAAAGTGGGTAATAACCCAcctgcctaacagacctagacaaaggaacatgcatgcatgaacactgagctaagacaCTTAGGCATAGGATTTCCGAATAGTATGATGTAAAACATGAAAATTGTAGCACATCCCGCACCACACTTAAAACATTCATGATAATAATCATAGGTACTGCACAGAATAGCCACAatggtatggaagaccgaaggaACTACAAAATAAACAAGAGGCGAGCCGGCATGGCGAGCCTGAGACCAGACAAGGAAGGACCGTTAATGAACCTAAAAAACGGTTAAAACGGATCCAGTAAGATTTTCAGAGAACCCTCCTCTACATATAGTGATAGGACAAGATTCCTTTTTACCCACTGACTAGAATGTATTGTCCCTCACCTTAATGAACTTTTAATTTGAGGCACACTCAAATTTTGCCTAGTTTTAAGGTAAGCTAAGGACTTCAGAGTAGCCTCTTACTCCTCAGGTTTCATATGTTTTATGACCCATATGTCCTTGCTACTTTTGACCTACTGGAAGTGTAAAATCGATTTTGTTTCTTAGTAGGTTTAATGGGAGTTGAAAACACGGTTAAATTTCCAGCAATTTGAGACCGTTTTTAGTAACGTGCATAGTATCACGAAAGGGGGCATAGGATTTTTTCCTACTGTCTCTTCACTTTGTAACAAGGTGTTGAGCTTTGCGGAGCCAGGGGGTACAATGTACCTGAGGCACCCAtcactctcagtggatgggttgtggtGTTATTTCAATATAGATGGCAAATGTTATAGGgttgttttttatattgcaatacCAATTTATGCTTTGTTAGCCATTGGAATACTCCTTCGCTACAAAGTTCCCACTTAAGTAGAGGCACTCAATGCCTTTACCACCATGCCACTACATGTTaagttgagcaccaaccagaagCAGTTTTCTATTGCAGGCTCTCTTAACTGATAAGGAAATGACAAGCATTGTActtcaatgctagcaactttctatttcaaattcattacttgACTTGATGTTtcggagtagaatatgtccatcagttccaatttttgtcaattttaaggTATCAGCAatataattacttgataagttacttatataaaaatgaccattttttatataataaaaataaggttGTAATATATACTTACTAAAGTAATTACATGATCGGAGCCCACCCTCCTCACCTTTGATGGACATAAGGCATGAGCAGGTGAATGTCATATGCAAAAGTTATTCCTGAAACGTACACCTTTTGGCCGGACCTAGTCACTTATACAAACAGTTGAAGTGTTGCCTGCaaaattttaaattcaagttGTCGTGCAAGTGGAACTTATAATAATGTCATTTTACTAGATCACACTTACCTGTTCCTGGAAGGAAACctcaaacacaaaataaattgtTATACTGTAAATAGAGTTACAATGGACTTTTCTATTAATGGGACCCACTTACCAGTAACCAATTACTATACCAGCACTTGCTGTACCAATTACCTGTGACCAGTTAGTACTGTATAGGTTTTTATAGTGTTGTACCAATGTGTCCATTTTCCTACATTTTCAGGATGGAACTACTAGTGACTTTAATGTAGTATGTTAATACTGTAACTGAACTAGTTTGAATTGTAGAAGTGAACTTTAAGTAAGTATTAGAACAGTGAAACTGAAAGTCAGCTGCTTTACTGAAGTGATTTATGTGTGGAATGCAAGTGAATAATTGTGGACCAGtgtggattttatgttgatgaataTGGATATAATAAGGTCTGAATTTGTATTCAAAATTTAATGTGGGTTTAGCATACTCttagatttaatataaaaaagaattaaggaaattcaTTGAGTTACAGCCAGTCCAGTAGCAAAGTTCATCTTTGCTTGTGTTATATTTAGTTTCAAGATGATTCAGATTAAgaagaattaaattaacatttaaagATTAGCTGTACCTCTTGCCTGTGTTGGTATTCCATTATCTACTTCTTTTGAACAGGCCCAACATAAGTATACCTTCAGATATGGAAACATTTGTGCTGTGATATATATTTGTGGTGCCCAAAATTGGCACTAACCTGTCTAGTTTATATATCCTGCTTTTCAAGATTTCCATAATTGCTTTATACCTTTTAGGTATTTACTGTAGTTTTGTATTCATAAGAATTGAATTTGATACATTTTTCCTTATCAGGATATTTACATAGTTCCATAATTCCTTGTCATCTTTTAGGTACCTCTTCTGCCACAAGAAATAATTGAAACCATGCTACTGTGTGCTACTACCATTATTCCAAGTATCCATAAGAACCTAGAGTTCATCACTGCCATACCCAAAGTCTCTCTTATTGGTGGACTTCATGAAGTTAAGCAGCAATTAGAAGAAATATTTATACACCATGCAAACTATGCTGAAGCATATGATAACTTGAATCTCAAGAGACCCAAAGGTAAAGTTGATACTTATGTTTCATATAAAACATCCACATTTCCACAGAAAGTGCaaacagtttttttatatataatttagcacTTGTATCTATCAGCCAAGTTAGCACTTGTGTCTATCGCCAAGGTAGCTGAAGTTATGGAGTTGTATTTGCCCATAGATATTATGAGGAAAGCTTCAATAAATTGCCAGTCTCTACTCAAAGAACATAATGCTGGTTGggtgaaaaacagagataaagTTACTCAGCATAATGATCACATGAGGAATGAGACGTGGTAGGATTGGGAAGGATTGTATGATGACATATAATGGGTTGCTGTTTGACCATTTTACTATAGGTTCTGAAGTTTATGAATGGAtgcacagtggaccccccgtattcgtgttctccagattcttggactcaagcattcgcggatttctcttgggaacatttccccccattattcacggaaaattcgtctatttgcggtatttttctatgagaattatccagaaattcctgttttttttaatcaatttcatcataaaatgcacttttgtgataaaaatattataaaaaccaagtataaaattttttaatgggTTTTCTGGGGGACCACTATACATCTGTTATCTACAAGACAGAATGATTCTGAGCTGAGTTATCATCCTTATGAATTAGTTTAATGAGAATAATTCTCATAACTAGACTGGTATAGAACTCAGCTAAAGGATTTGTTCTTGAATGAGAGGTACAGTTATTGCAAGGTAAAATTAATGAAGTTGGATGGCTATGTAGAAAGATAACaaagggaatgaataaaaagtaaagacAGAAAGCGAGACAATCTATTAAGGCAGCCCGCAGTTACCGTCACCATCAGTTAGCTGCATTTCGGTTTTACAGAGcttgttaaatatattcataaagggTTTTACACTCCGTAGGGTTTATAGGGCCATTGTCTGGTTATCTGTTTCTTAGGCTAGGTGCAGAGATAGCCTcataaaacataaacataatGAATAAGCATCTTTTCCTCTGCTCTTTTAAAACGTTACCCTTACTTCgcagtatccaataatactgtatgtagtcttctATTGCTATTTgtcttataaaatacaaacaaaccaatcatgttttggtttggaaaaatcagatgAGGGCGGAGGTAAGATTATTTTGCCGTATTTGACTCtattcagagcgattttcttgcttctatatAGCGTAAATTAATCTTTGTAAACTAGTCATgtgtgacaaggttatttttctttatatgaagtgtttttaagttaaaaattGACTTAATAGATGGCAGCATCATGGTGCTGATGTCTGGTTATCGGTATGTATTCTGTATCTGCCGAAGCACCGTTAGACCCTCATaatatgttttggtttggaaaaatcagatgAGGGCAGAGGCAAGGTTATTTCACCCTACTTAATTCAGAGcgatttttttgcttctatttagcataaataggttatttttcgttatatgaagtgcttttaagttgaaatattactttaatatgtacgtcttgttgtgaactcgagtgttatttttttcgttaatagatggTGTCAGGAGCATGtcattttgtgtaaaaaaaactgatcatgtttgttattttcatcctgtttcataataatacaataattatgtaattatctgttattggtgtaaaaacaacagtaaaaggtgttctttcatggccagtattttttttttattaaaatactttttctctACTATTATTTGCAGTAGAGttgcatccatgttgctgatgcatgataattTAAAGCCATTAGCAGTGACAGTGTGAACATTTtgtttcctcagcttcagctgcaactgcagcttaaatttagtagtATACTATtatttccttgccaatattttctccttaccaaataagggattttgacgtaggaaaaatctatttctgggctgtCCAAAACAGCATCAAAAACACAAAAAGACATAAGAAAGTACTGCTAACCCGATTCGGTTCCACTAGGTATGGGGGACCACGTGAAACCGAAATGAGGAGACACAGAGGGGTACACTCTAATGGCGGCTCACAGCCGTCGGCGCGTGTGGCGACGACTCATAAAAGCCTAAATAATTTGGAAACAAAGgccaaaatcactccctaaatagtgtcaaacataataacagtacttaacttggatgcagattgacgatccattgAAACGAAAAAAGGGCAAAAAGCGAGAAACACAAGGGAGCAAACAAAAACGTGTGCGTCTTGTAGTAGTGCTATCGGTTATATGTAAAAATctgatatagaaaatacttataagtaaaaataaatacatggagTACACAAATACAGGTCCacgtacagtggaacctcgacatacgaaaatcccaacttacgaaaaattcaagttacgagagcaaatacgaagatttttttgcctctgcatatgaaaataattcaggttacaaaaggttgttgctgtatagtcctgagattcgcccggaccgcaGAGAAcgattttaaaactcgcgcgccaccaactgagtagactcaccaccaacCTCCCACTCTCCCtatggttcctgatgctagtcaccgccgtaagatcctgctctactattggtcagcatctctcccatcgtgatctacgtaaaggcgttcttcggccacttcgtcgcaccagcgttatcgtatgcacgcggaattcgttcgttcacatatacgatttcgtttgttcaCGTAAATTTGTcttagtgattttgctttgttctttatcgtgttgtgtgagaacttaattagtactaCATAACCTaattacgtatagtcatgggtcccaagaaagttgctgaagttcacggaaagaagaggatgctttctatggagacaaaaatggagattatcaagaagtatgaagctggcatgcggttgagtgtcatcgctaaggaatacggccgaaatccgtcgatgataggcaccatccttaagcagaaggaagccatcaaagcagctacaccttccaagggcgtgactattttgtccaacaagaggagccatgtgtacgatgagatggagaggctgcttcttgtatggataaaagacaaagaaatcgctggcgatacgataaccgagacggcaatctgccagaaggccagcgttattttcggcgatttgattgcccaggctgaagacggcggaggagaagggacatcaacgccaaccccagacttcaaggcttctcgtgggtggtttgaaaaattccagaaacGGGCTGGCATcaattcggtggtgcggcatggtgaggcggccagctcggacacgaaagcggccgaagcctttattaagacgtttgacgagatgacgatcaacgaaggctacagttctcagcaagtcttcaactgtgatgagactggccttttttggaaaaaaatgcctcatcggacgcacaccacagaggaagagaagaagctacccgggcaaaAGCCTATGAAAGACCAGGCCTTTTtatacgctcgcactttgttcgacaAGTCTTCacctgtgatgagactggcctttttggaaaaaaatgcctcgtcagacatgcatcatggaggaagagaagaagctacccgggcata
Encoded proteins:
- the LOC135212737 gene encoding uncharacterized protein LOC135212737 isoform X2, with the protein product MLLCATTIIPSIHKNLEFITAIPKVSLIGGLHEVKQQLEEIFIHHANYAEAYDNLNLKRPKDGIFRSRDGKTSSNVNVSILNELLQAMDGANMQATTLQGVSFLSSNLSRSKV